The following nucleotide sequence is from Flavobacterium sp. N1736.
TTATAAAGATTCTTTTGAAATTATATTTTTCAATTGTCTAGCATTAATTTACTAACTGAAATTTATAACAATCTATCTTATGTTTTTATAAGATAGATTGTTATATTTTAATTAAGCGCATTGTTCTGCGATCCAGATCATCATTGCAAGAATAGCCTTTGTCATGATATATAATTTTATAAATTAATAATTTTCAAGAAGTCGTCAATTGCCTTTTTGAATATTGTAAATTTGATATTATTACAAGGGTATTAAGTAGTATAAATCGCATATTATTTGCTTAATTCGCATTTGCTTATGCATTAAATGTATTACTATTCTTATAATTTATTGCTATATTAGCTTAAAAGTATACATATAATGCAAACAGAAATTGTAATTAAAATAAAGAAAATCCGTCTGGAAAGAGGATTGTCTATACAAGACATGGCAGATAGACTTAATATAGATTTTTCTGCATATTCACGTTTGGAGTCGGGTAATACATTTACTTGGGGTAAATACTTAGAAGATATTTTAATAATCTTTGATATAACACCTGAAAGTTTTTTTAAGGGCATAATAGGGAAGAAAAATATTAGTGATAAACGTGATTTATTATCAGATAATTTGTCTTTTGAAAAATTTCATGTCGAGTATAAAGAAAAGGTAAAAAAAATTGAGGCTTTATATGAAGGCAGATTAAAAGATAAGGATGAGATGATAGAACAATTAAAAAACTTTAATAAAAACTCAAAAGAATAAACTCTTTTTATGAGCTTTTATTAAAGTTTTAAAACAGAATCAGTCTTAATCTATTTGTTAATCATTAAGGTCTTGTAAATTTTGATGTAATCGATCTATCATTTTTAGATAAAAGGCTTTATAAATTAGCCAAATAAAAAATGAAATAATAGTAGATAAAATGGCGATTAATATGAAAATAAAAATCTGATAAAGGATCAAATTATCTGCTAAATATCTATTAATATCTACTTGCGAACTGCAGAGATATTGATAAAAAAGAATAATTACATTCAAATTAAATAATATAATATTTAAGCAAATATAATTATAAACGGATTTTCTAGTTTTTAGTATTATTTCAGATAGATCCTTCAAATTTAAGGTCAAATCTATTTTTTTTAAATTAATAAAAAACCGAATGAAAAAGTAAATGAAAATGAAATAATATAAATAATTAGTGTATGTTAATATGCTGTTATTTTGGCTTATATTTTTTTGATTTATAATAATAATTGATACTATTGAAAGACAAAATTCTAAAATATTTACTAAAAGGATTCTTTTTAAAATTGATTTAGATTTCAGGTTTAAGAAGTTAGATAATTCAGAAAATTCTATATTATACTTTAAATATTTTTTGTTTTTCCAGTTCTTTTTTAGTCGCCTTAATTGAGATTCCATAATATTCTTTTACTTCATTAGTGGGTTTTTTACTATAATGTTACAATTTTTTATAAATAAATTGTAATATTTATATTATAAATTAATGCAAAAGCTGTAAAAATGTTAATTAGAATTTATAAAAAGGCAAACAATCTGTTAATAAAACAGATAAAAGAAAATTTATACTGAAATTAAGAGGGTTTTTTATAACAATAATGGTAATTTATCGAAGCGACTCTTCAAAAGTTTTTAAAACAAAAATGGTCGGAATTTCTTCCGACCACTCGTATGTGTAAAACTCTTTTTTTAAGAATTAATATGTTTTTAGAAAGCTTATTTCTTTTCCAGTAATTTTTCTAAATATTCGATTTTATCTTTTTCAGATTGTAACAAACGTTCGTAGAGTTTTTTGTTTTCATCGTAAGCTTCTACTAACTTATCTAAAGGATTGAAAGTTGGTTGTATATTAATAGCATTTAGAGTCGAGGTATCATTAAATGTATTATTAATGACATTCAATACATTTTCGTCACTATAATTTTTAATTCCTTCAGCGGTAACGCCTAAAGCTTCAGCAATTGTAATTAATCTTTCTTCATCAATACTTTCGCTTGCTTCAATATTAGAAACATATTGCTGGCTTACACCAATTGCAATCGCAAGCGCTTCTTGTTTCATACCTCGAAGCTCTCTGATTCGGCTTATATTTCTGCCAATATGTTTTGGTTTTAATTCTGTAGTCATAATTCAAAGATATTTAAAATTCTTTAAAATTTTTCTGTTTTGGTAAAATACAATTTAGTTGTGAGATACAACTCTTAATATTTCATTATCGTGTTATCTATTGCTTAATTGCAGTCTTTTTACAAAAGTAAGATTTTTATTATAACAACAAATTAAAACAGATGCAATTATGGAGACAGATGAAATTAAAAAATTAGAGAATCTTAGAAAATTAATTTCTTCGTATTTTAATCCTTCAAAACCTCTTAACGATAAATCAGAATTTTATTTGGCAGGAATAAAAAATCTGGAATATAATGAGTTGGGTTATTTCATTGTGAATATCTTAAAAATGTGTGCTTTGGCAGTAGATCAAGATGTACATAAAATGGTGGAAGTAAATAAAATTCAGCCTATTAATGTGAGCCTTATTCTGGAAATGGTGGTCGAAATGTTTCCTTTGGATGAATTTGAAATGTTAACTGAAATCAATCAAATGTTTATTACAGATTTACAAAAATAATATCAACATAAGTGAAGTCGAAGCTAATTCATAACTACAAGAATTTCGACCTCACTTGTTGACACTAAAAAACAAAAATATATTAAAATAAAAGTATTAATTAACCGGATTTTCAACGGCTGCTCTCATTTCCTGAGCTGCGGCAACCATTTCGATTAAAGCTTTTTTGGTTTCATCCCAATGACGCGTTTTTAAACCACAATCTGGATTTACCCATAATTGATCTACAGGAATTACTGCCGAAGCTTTTTCAAGCAATCTCACCATTTCGGCACTTGATGGCACACGCGGTGAGTGAATGTCATAAACTCCCGGACCAATTTCGTTTGGATATTTAAAGTTGGCAAAAGCATCTAAAAGTTCCATTTGCGAACGCGAACATTCTATAGTGATTACATCGGCATCCATATCGGCAATATTTTCAATAATGTCATTAAATTCGCTGTAACACATATGTGTATGAATTTGAGTGTCATCTTTAACACCGCTTGCCGAAATTCGGAATGCTTTTACTGCCCAGTGCAAATATTTTGCCCATTCTTCTTTTCTCAAAGGCAAACCTTCGCGAATGGCAGGTTCATCAATTTGAATAATTTTGATTCCCGCTTTTTCCAGGTCAACCACTTCATCACGAATCGCCAATGCAATTTGCGTACAAGTTTGAGAACGAGGCTGATCGTTACGAACAAACGACCATTGCAAAATAGTTACAGGTCCGGTCAACATTCCTTTTACCCATTTTGGCGTTAGAGATTGCGCATATTTCGACCATTTTACCGTCATTGGGTTTGGTCTTGAAACATCACCGTAAATAACAGGAGGTTTTACGCAGCGGCTTCCGTAGCTTTGAACCCAGCCGTTTTTAGTAAAGGTAAAACCGTCTAATTGTTCGCCAAAATATTCCACCATATCGTTACGTTCAAACTCACCATGAACCAAAACGTCAATGCCGGTTTCTTCCTGAAAACGAATTGTAGCTTCGGTTTCTTTTTCGATTAAATCATTGTATTGTTCGGTAGTTAATTCTCCTTTTTTAAACTTCGCTCTCCAGCTTCTCACTTCAGCCGTTTGAGGGAAAGAACCAATTGTTGTGGTTGGAAATAAAGGAAGATTTAAAGCATCAATTTGACTTTTTCTTCTGATAGCGAAAGTGCTTTTACGTTTATCGTCTGAAGCTGTAATATTGGCAACACGCGATTTAACTTCATTATTATGAATTAATTTTGAAGTTTTTCGGTTTTCATTTGCGATGTTATTTTGTTTGAAATCTTCTGATTTTTGAACATCAACTTCGTTCGAAGCAAATTGTTTTAAAAGTACAATTTCGTTGATTTTTTGTTTTGCAAAAGCCAGCCATTGTTTAATTTCCGGTGTAAGCGTTTCATCATTTGTTTCTAAATCCAGATCGCAAGGACTATGAATTAAAGAACACGAAGGTCCAACCAAAATTCTGTTTTCTCCCAAAGCATCGGTTGCTTTTTTGATTAATTCTAAAGAATTTTTGAAATCATTTTTCCAGATATTTCTTCCGTCAACAACGCCAAGTGAAAGATTTACGGTTGCGTTTAATTTTCCTGATTCTAAAATATCATCCAATTGCAACGGACAACGCACTAAATCTAAATGAAAAGTATCAACGGGCAAAGCTAATGCCGTTACTAAATTTTCGCCGAAACAATCAAAATAATTAGCCAGAATAATTTTTATTTTGGGAAAACGAATATTAATTTCATTATAAACTTCTGTAAAAATGATGCGCTCTTTATCTGTTAAATTTAAAGCTAAGAAAGGTTCGTCAAGCTGAATATATTCAACATTTTGGGTTTGTAATTTTTCGAAAACTTCGAAGTAAACCGGAAGCAATTTATCGACAAGATCAATTCGGTGAAAACCTTCTTCTTTTTCTTTTCCTAAAAGTAAATACGAAATTGGTCCAATTAAAACTGGTTTTGTAGCAATTCCTAAATCTTTAGCTTCTTTAAATTCATTGATTATTTTTTCTGAAAACAATTCAAATTTTTGGTTTTTTGTAAATTCAGGAACAATATAATGGTAATTGGTATCAAACCATTTCGTCATTTCCATGGCTACAACATCCTGCCCGTTTTTTTGCGCGCCTCTTGCCATTGCAAAATACAAATCGATAGAAGAATTGGTTTTTGCAAATTCGTGATAACGCTCCGGAATCGCGCCCAAAGTCAGCGTTAAATCAAGCACCTGATCGTAAAAAGAAAAATCATTAGACGGAATCAAATCAATTCCTGCCTCAGCTTGCAATTTCCAGTTTGTTTGGCGAATGTCTTTTCCGGTTTGAATAAGTTCTGCGGCCGAAATTTTTCCAGCCCAGTATAATTCACTTGCTTTTTTTAATTCTCGATTGCTGCCTATTCGTGGGTAACCTAAATTATTTGTTTTCATTTTTGTTTCAGTATTTTTTACTGAACAAATTTATTGTATTAGATTTTATAACTTATATTTGGGTATTATTTCAGTAAAATGTCTTACAGAATGAATTTTTAGAAGATTATATTACTGGTAAAATCTGTTTAAAAGAACTTTAGCCGTAAAAATTACTATGGAAAACTTAGATAAAACCGATTTATTGATCCTGAAACACCTTCAGGAAAACTCAAATATCAATACAAAAGACCTTGCCAGTAAATTATTTCTGACGGTTACGCCTGTTTACGAACGAATAAAAAGGCTGGAACGCGACGGATATATCACAAAATATGTGGCATTATTAGACAAGAAAAAAATGAATCGCGGTATGACCGTTTTCTGTAATGTTCGCTTAAAAGAACATGCAAAAAATGTAGGCAGCAATTTTGTAAAAGATATCGTTGCGCTTCCAGAAATTATAGAATGTTATAACATTGCCGGCGATTATGATTTTATGCTCAAGATTCTGGTTCAGGATATGGCTAGTTATCAGGATTTTGTCATGAATAAATTATCAACTATAGAAAACATCGGGAATACGAACAGTATTTTTGTAATGGGAGAAATTAAACACAGTACAGCATTAGAGTTTTAATATTTTGCCACAGATTGCACAGATTATAATGATTTCTTTATGCCGGATGGTAAGATTTCGCAGCGAACAAAACATTTAATCAAATTAATCTACAGTCTATTTTATTCAATATTATCCTAAAATAAAATGTATTTTTGAGGTTTAGATAGATCAATCTAAAATCATCAATCTGAAATATAAAATTGAAAAATGAACTGGGAACAACTTTTATCACTTAAACGCCAAGGCGACACTAGCAAAAGATTACGTGTAGAACAAGACGATACACGATTGGGTTTTGAAGTAGATTATGACCGAATCATATTTTCGGCTGCTTTTAGATCTTTGCAGGATAAAACACAGGTAATTCCGCTTTCAAAAACAGATTTTGTGCATACGAGATTGACGCACAGTTTAGAAGTTTCGGTTGTAGGAAGGTCTTTAGGTCGTTTGGTTGGAAAAAAATCATCGAAAAATATCCGTATTTAAAAGAAGTTCATGGTTATCATATGAATGATTTTGGTGCTATTGTCGCTGCGGCGTCTTTGGCACACGATATTGGAAATCCGCCTTTTGGACATTCTGGCGAAAAAGCAATTGGTGAATATTTTTCGATAGGAAACGGTTTAAAGTATAAGGATAGATTAACCGCAAAACAATGGCAGGATTTAATTGATTTTGAAGGAAATGCAAATGGATTTTCGGTACTTACCGCAAGTCGCCCGGGAATCGAAGGCGGATTGAGAATTTCATACGCCACTTTAGGCGCTTTTATGAAATATCCAAAAGAAAGTTTACCTAAAAAACCAACCTCAAATATTGCTGATAAAAAATACGGTTTTTTCCAGACAGATAAATCATTTTTTGAAGAAGTAGCGCAGGATATGGGAATGATCGCCAATAAAGAGGGAGATGATATTGGTTTTGAAAGACATCCTTTGGCATATTTGGTAGAAGCTGCAGATGATATTTGCTACACGATTATAGATTTTGAAGACGGAATAAACTTAGGTTTGGTTTCTGAAGATTTTGCTCTTGAATATTTAATAAAACTTGTAAAAGACAATATTGGCGTTTCAAAATATAAAATGCTCGAAACCAAAGAAGATCGTATCAGTTACTTACGTGCGCTCGCAATTGGATCTTTAATAAACGACGCCGTA
It contains:
- a CDS encoding helix-turn-helix domain-containing protein, with protein sequence MTTELKPKHIGRNISRIRELRGMKQEALAIAIGVSQQYVSNIEASESIDEERLITIAEALGVTAEGIKNYSDENVLNVINNTFNDTSTLNAINIQPTFNPLDKLVEAYDENKKLYERLLQSEKDKIEYLEKLLEKK
- a CDS encoding helix-turn-helix domain-containing protein — translated: MQTEIVIKIKKIRLERGLSIQDMADRLNIDFSAYSRLESGNTFTWGKYLEDILIIFDITPESFFKGIIGKKNISDKRDLLSDNLSFEKFHVEYKEKVKKIEALYEGRLKDKDEMIEQLKNFNKNSKE
- a CDS encoding Lrp/AsnC family transcriptional regulator; the encoded protein is MENLDKTDLLILKHLQENSNINTKDLASKLFLTVTPVYERIKRLERDGYITKYVALLDKKKMNRGMTVFCNVRLKEHAKNVGSNFVKDIVALPEIIECYNIAGDYDFMLKILVQDMASYQDFVMNKLSTIENIGNTNSIFVMGEIKHSTALEF
- the metE gene encoding 5-methyltetrahydropteroyltriglutamate--homocysteine S-methyltransferase, yielding MKTNNLGYPRIGSNRELKKASELYWAGKISAAELIQTGKDIRQTNWKLQAEAGIDLIPSNDFSFYDQVLDLTLTLGAIPERYHEFAKTNSSIDLYFAMARGAQKNGQDVVAMEMTKWFDTNYHYIVPEFTKNQKFELFSEKIINEFKEAKDLGIATKPVLIGPISYLLLGKEKEEGFHRIDLVDKLLPVYFEVFEKLQTQNVEYIQLDEPFLALNLTDKERIIFTEVYNEINIRFPKIKIILANYFDCFGENLVTALALPVDTFHLDLVRCPLQLDDILESGKLNATVNLSLGVVDGRNIWKNDFKNSLELIKKATDALGENRILVGPSCSLIHSPCDLDLETNDETLTPEIKQWLAFAKQKINEIVLLKQFASNEVDVQKSEDFKQNNIANENRKTSKLIHNNEVKSRVANITASDDKRKSTFAIRRKSQIDALNLPLFPTTTIGSFPQTAEVRSWRAKFKKGELTTEQYNDLIEKETEATIRFQEETGIDVLVHGEFERNDMVEYFGEQLDGFTFTKNGWVQSYGSRCVKPPVIYGDVSRPNPMTVKWSKYAQSLTPKWVKGMLTGPVTILQWSFVRNDQPRSQTCTQIALAIRDEVVDLEKAGIKIIQIDEPAIREGLPLRKEEWAKYLHWAVKAFRISASGVKDDTQIHTHMCYSEFNDIIENIADMDADVITIECSRSQMELLDAFANFKYPNEIGPGVYDIHSPRVPSSAEMVRLLEKASAVIPVDQLWVNPDCGLKTRHWDETKKALIEMVAAAQEMRAAVENPVN